The following coding sequences lie in one Oceanicola sp. 502str15 genomic window:
- a CDS encoding DUF4765 family protein produces MMSYTATTKKPSKYRGRISAESTVSSAKPEDLVLLVRGTGMHRVTAVQKAMSANGDEPDEDTPAPDESAVVSQVGGSQSGVTRTKLPEYTTRVDIAENFAKGAILCIAVRRKYLTKGSGTEGGWAVLGTAPVEGVDYEVYGSANAPRLPDAD; encoded by the coding sequence ATGATGAGTTACACCGCAACCACGAAGAAGCCCTCCAAGTACCGTGGCCGGATATCGGCAGAGTCCACGGTGAGTTCGGCCAAGCCCGAAGATCTCGTGTTGCTGGTGCGCGGCACGGGGATGCACCGCGTCACCGCCGTACAGAAAGCCATGAGCGCCAATGGAGATGAACCCGACGAAGACACCCCGGCGCCCGACGAAAGCGCTGTCGTCAGCCAGGTCGGAGGCTCGCAGTCGGGCGTTACCCGCACGAAGCTGCCGGAGTACACCACCCGCGTCGACATTGCCGAGAACTTCGCCAAGGGCGCGATCCTCTGCATTGCCGTGCGCCGGAAGTACCTGACCAAGGGGTCTGGCACCGAGGGCGGGTGGGCCGTTCTGGGCACGGCGCCGGTCGAAGGGGTCGATTACGAGGTCTATGGCTCGGCCAATGCGCCGCGCCTGCCCGACGCGGACTGA
- a CDS encoding division plane positioning ATPase MipZ has product MAHIIVVGNEKGGSGKSTTSMHISTALARMGWKVGALDLDLRQRSFARYLDNRRVFADSQGITLAGPNFQELPQVDQASLEAGENIYDRRLSAAVAGLEGEMDFILIDCPGSHTRLSQVAHSLADTLVTPLNDSFVDFDLLARIDPASGKILGPSVYSEMVWSARQVRAQAGLQPIDWLVVRNRLGPQAMHNKKKMGDALEKLSRRIGFRAAAGFSERVIFRELFPRGLTLLDLGDVGVERLNISNVAARQELRDLITNLRLPGVTADF; this is encoded by the coding sequence ATGGCGCATATCATCGTCGTCGGCAACGAGAAGGGCGGGTCGGGCAAGTCGACGACCTCCATGCATATATCCACCGCCTTGGCCCGCATGGGTTGGAAGGTGGGGGCGCTCGACCTCGACCTGCGGCAGCGCAGCTTTGCCCGCTATCTCGACAATCGCCGCGTCTTTGCCGACTCGCAGGGCATCACCCTTGCCGGGCCCAACTTTCAGGAGTTGCCGCAGGTGGATCAGGCCAGCCTGGAAGCCGGTGAGAACATCTATGATCGCAGGCTGTCGGCGGCGGTGGCCGGGCTGGAGGGCGAGATGGATTTCATCCTCATCGACTGCCCCGGCTCCCACACCCGCCTGAGCCAGGTGGCCCATTCGCTGGCCGATACGCTGGTGACCCCGCTCAACGACAGCTTCGTCGACTTCGACCTGCTGGCCCGGATCGACCCGGCTTCCGGCAAGATCCTCGGCCCCTCGGTCTATTCCGAAATGGTCTGGTCGGCGCGGCAGGTGCGGGCCCAGGCCGGGTTGCAGCCGATCGACTGGCTGGTGGTGCGCAACCGGCTCGGGCCGCAGGCGATGCACAACAAGAAGAAGATGGGCGATGCGCTGGAAAAGCTCTCCCGCCGTATCGGCTTTCGGGCGGCGGCGGGGTTCAGCGAGCGGGTGATCTTCCGCGAGCTCTTCCCGCGCGGGCTGACCCTGCTGGACCTCGGTGATGTGGGGGTGGAGCGGCTCAACATCTCCAATGTCGCGGCCCGCCAGGAGTTGCGCGACCTGATCACCAACCTCCGGCTTCCCGGCGTGACCGCCGACTTCTGA
- the tilS gene encoding tRNA lysidine(34) synthetase TilS: MSCAAQASEAYARLFGSALPERIGVALSGGGDSTALLLLTREALPGVKLFAATVDHRLREESATEAAQAGALCQSLDIPHEILPWEGWAGEGNLQDAARSARRSLLSDWAERHQISHVALGHTREDQAETVLLRLARGSGVDGLAAMAPVRMGQGVHWLRPLLDIGREALRDYLRQKDVAWVDDPSNDDERFDRVKARSMANELAHLGLTPDRLVRTAAQMAMARDALNDGAAAYLGRARVDRGDVLMPNPHQFPTPRELLLRAFAHALCWVSSAVYRPRYESLTGLLDGMEEGKAATLHGCRITSEGTVWRVAREYAAVSQLATPPAALWDKRWQFHGPTPPSGTHLAALGAVGLAECENWRDSGLPRASLMASPALWQGERLLSAPLAGRPEGWTARLCHGAEHLVSSLRHD, encoded by the coding sequence TTGAGCTGCGCAGCTCAAGCCTCTGAAGCCTACGCCCGCCTCTTCGGAAGCGCCCTTCCCGAGCGCATTGGCGTTGCCCTGTCCGGCGGGGGAGACAGCACGGCCCTGCTGCTGCTGACCCGTGAGGCGCTGCCGGGGGTCAAGCTCTTTGCTGCCACCGTCGACCACCGCTTGCGCGAAGAGTCCGCAACCGAGGCGGCGCAGGCCGGTGCGCTTTGCCAGTCGCTTGATATCCCCCATGAAATCCTTCCGTGGGAAGGCTGGGCCGGCGAGGGAAACCTGCAGGACGCGGCCCGTTCGGCCCGGCGTTCGCTGCTGTCTGACTGGGCCGAGCGCCACCAGATCTCCCATGTCGCCCTTGGCCACACGCGCGAAGACCAGGCCGAGACCGTGTTGCTCCGTCTTGCCCGTGGCTCGGGGGTGGATGGGCTGGCAGCAATGGCACCGGTTCGGATGGGGCAGGGGGTGCATTGGCTGCGACCACTGCTCGATATCGGCCGAGAGGCGCTGCGCGACTACCTGCGCCAAAAGGATGTGGCCTGGGTCGATGATCCCTCGAACGATGATGAGCGATTTGACCGGGTGAAGGCCCGGTCCATGGCCAACGAGCTTGCACACCTCGGGCTGACCCCGGATCGGCTGGTGCGCACGGCAGCGCAGATGGCCATGGCCCGCGATGCGCTCAACGATGGGGCGGCGGCGTATCTGGGGCGGGCTCGGGTCGACAGGGGGGATGTGCTGATGCCCAACCCCCATCAGTTTCCCACCCCCAGAGAGCTGCTGCTGCGCGCCTTTGCCCATGCCCTGTGCTGGGTGTCGTCCGCGGTCTACCGCCCGCGCTATGAATCGCTGACCGGGCTGCTCGACGGAATGGAAGAGGGCAAGGCCGCCACCCTCCATGGCTGCCGGATCACCAGTGAAGGCACCGTCTGGCGGGTGGCGCGGGAATATGCCGCCGTGTCGCAACTGGCGACGCCGCCCGCCGCGCTTTGGGACAAGCGCTGGCAATTCCACGGCCCAACCCCGCCGAGCGGGACTCACTTGGCCGCGCTGGGCGCTGTCGGCCTTGCCGAATGCGAAAACTGGCGGGATAGCGGGCTGCCCCGTGCCTCCCTCATGGCATCGCCTGCGCTGTGGCAGGGGGAGCGTCTGCTGTCTGCGCCGCTGGCAGGGCGGCCCGAGGGCTGGACCGCGCGGCTTTGTCACGGGGCAGAACACCTTGTTTCCTCCCTCCGGCACGATTGA
- the tolR gene encoding protein TolR, protein MGAGVINTGGGNRKRRSRGRGRAAAMSEINVTPFVDVMLVLLIIFMVAAPLLTVGVPIQLPETAAQALPSEQEEPLTITLTAEGETLIQTTPVEEAALVTRLRAIAAERGDDKVFLRADGTIPYERVMRIMGALNAGGFGNIGLVTDTGGPTLDGSDG, encoded by the coding sequence ATGGGCGCGGGCGTCATCAACACCGGCGGCGGTAACCGCAAGCGGCGCTCACGCGGGCGCGGTCGCGCGGCCGCGATGAGCGAGATCAACGTCACGCCCTTCGTCGACGTGATGCTGGTGCTGCTCATCATCTTCATGGTCGCCGCGCCGCTACTGACCGTGGGCGTACCGATCCAGCTGCCCGAAACGGCGGCGCAGGCGCTGCCGTCCGAGCAGGAGGAGCCGCTGACCATCACGCTCACCGCCGAGGGTGAAACCCTCATTCAGACCACGCCGGTCGAGGAAGCTGCGCTTGTGACCCGCCTCCGTGCGATCGCTGCCGAACGCGGCGACGACAAGGTGTTCCTGCGCGCCGACGGCACCATTCCCTACGAGCGCGTGATGCGGATCATGGGGGCGCTCAACGCTGGCGGTTTCGGCAACATCGGCCTGGTGACAGACACCGGCGGACCCACGCTCGACGGGTCGGACGGGTAG
- the ald gene encoding alanine dehydrogenase, which yields MKIGCPSEIKAQEYRVGLTPAAAQEAVVYGHEVLVQAGAGAGAGFGDADYEAAGARIVQSAEQVFAEAEMVVKVKEPQAAERKMLREGQILFTYLHLAPDPEQTKDLLESGVTAIAYETVTDRVGGLPLLAPMSEVAGKLAPQVGAWALQKANGGRGVLMGGVPGVGPAEVVVIGGGVVGTQAARVASGMGAQVTVLDRALPRLRYLDDAFRGEFSTRYASAATTAELVAHADMVVGAVLIPGAAAPKLVSRAQLSGMKPGAVLVDVAIDQGGCFETSRATTHEEPIYEVDGIVHYCVANMPGAVPRTSTIALGNATLPFVIALANNGWKVACDADEHLLAGLNTHAGRLTNYAVGRALGIDVLSPGLALKL from the coding sequence ATGAAGATCGGATGCCCGAGCGAGATCAAGGCACAGGAGTACCGCGTGGGGCTGACCCCGGCGGCCGCACAGGAGGCCGTGGTATACGGCCATGAGGTGCTGGTGCAGGCCGGCGCCGGGGCGGGGGCCGGGTTTGGCGATGCAGATTACGAGGCCGCCGGGGCGCGGATCGTGCAGAGCGCGGAGCAGGTCTTTGCCGAGGCCGAGATGGTGGTGAAGGTGAAGGAGCCGCAGGCGGCGGAGCGGAAAATGCTGCGCGAGGGCCAGATTCTCTTCACCTATCTTCACCTCGCCCCCGACCCCGAGCAGACGAAAGACCTGCTCGAAAGCGGTGTGACCGCCATCGCCTACGAGACCGTCACGGACCGCGTTGGCGGCCTTCCGCTGCTTGCCCCGATGAGCGAAGTGGCCGGAAAGCTCGCGCCGCAAGTGGGCGCATGGGCGCTGCAAAAGGCCAATGGCGGGCGCGGCGTGTTGATGGGCGGGGTGCCGGGTGTGGGACCGGCGGAGGTGGTGGTGATCGGCGGCGGCGTGGTCGGCACGCAGGCCGCGCGGGTTGCCTCGGGGATGGGCGCGCAAGTGACCGTGCTCGACCGTGCCCTGCCCCGCCTGCGCTACCTCGACGACGCATTTCGTGGAGAGTTCTCAACCCGTTACGCGAGCGCGGCCACCACGGCGGAACTGGTGGCGCATGCCGACATGGTGGTTGGCGCGGTGCTCATCCCCGGCGCGGCGGCGCCCAAGCTGGTGAGCCGGGCGCAGCTTTCGGGCATGAAGCCCGGCGCGGTGTTGGTGGACGTGGCGATCGACCAGGGCGGCTGCTTTGAAACCTCCAGAGCCACCACGCATGAAGAGCCGATCTACGAGGTCGACGGCATCGTGCATTACTGCGTGGCCAATATGCCCGGCGCAGTGCCGCGCACTTCGACCATCGCGCTCGGCAACGCGACGCTGCCCTTTGTCATCGCGCTGGCAAACAACGGCTGGAAGGTCGCCTGCGACGCGGATGAGCACCTGCTGGCAGGGCTCAACACCCATGCCGGACGGCTGACGAACTACGCCGTCGGCCGGGCGCTCGGGATTGATGTGCTGTCGCCGGGGCTGGCGCTAAAGCTTTGA
- the ybgF gene encoding tol-pal system protein YbgF, whose protein sequence is MIRGALLASLVAFSGSLAGGSAVAQDAQTLADIRQELATVFVSMQELKRELSTTQGASTGAVAGSVLDRVNAIEAQLQALTSRTEEMQNRIDRVVADGTNRVGDLEFRVCEIEPGCDFGEIGDTLPIGGTAPATSGGGGGQAVITPDTGNGGNGGGTTAPSNGPAMAVAEQADFDRAKAALDSGSFQSAVDLFAAFTQSYPGGPLTSAAHFWRGEALYELSKVPEAARAFLESYSSDPQGPMAADALYKLGTSLADLGQNPEACTTLGEVQVRFPDSDVAFDAGAARRTIGCS, encoded by the coding sequence ATGATCCGGGGTGCGCTCCTTGCTTCGCTTGTTGCTTTCTCGGGGTCGCTGGCCGGTGGCTCCGCGGTTGCGCAGGATGCCCAGACGCTGGCCGATATCCGACAGGAGCTGGCCACGGTCTTTGTTTCCATGCAGGAACTCAAGCGCGAGCTTTCCACCACGCAGGGCGCATCCACCGGTGCCGTGGCAGGCTCTGTCCTTGACCGGGTGAACGCGATCGAGGCGCAGCTTCAGGCGCTGACTTCCCGCACCGAGGAAATGCAGAACCGGATCGACCGGGTCGTGGCCGATGGCACCAACCGCGTCGGGGATCTCGAGTTCCGGGTCTGCGAAATCGAGCCGGGCTGCGACTTTGGCGAGATTGGCGATACCCTGCCCATCGGCGGCACCGCTCCCGCGACCAGCGGTGGTGGTGGAGGCCAGGCCGTAATCACCCCTGATACTGGAAACGGGGGCAACGGCGGTGGCACCACCGCGCCCTCCAATGGCCCTGCGATGGCCGTGGCCGAGCAGGCCGATTTCGACCGGGCGAAGGCGGCCCTCGACTCCGGTAGCTTTCAAAGCGCCGTTGACCTCTTTGCGGCCTTTACCCAATCCTACCCGGGTGGCCCGCTGACGAGCGCTGCCCATTTCTGGCGTGGCGAAGCGCTCTACGAGCTCTCCAAGGTGCCCGAAGCGGCGCGGGCCTTCCTCGAGAGCTACTCGTCCGACCCGCAGGGGCCGATGGCTGCGGATGCGCTCTACAAGTTGGGCACGTCTCTGGCCGATCTGGGCCAGAACCCCGAGGCCTGCACGACTTTGGGTGAAGTGCAGGTGCGCTTTCCCGACAGCGACGTGGCCTTCGATGCCGGGGCCGCCCGCCGCACCATCGGGTGCAGTTGA
- the tolB gene encoding Tol-Pal system beta propeller repeat protein TolB produces MKTLTQILAGLVLALSPALAAMPAVAQDGPLRIEITEGVIEPLPFAIPVFIAENAAAQEYAAQLSQVVAADLAGTGLFRQIPRDAFISNVTNFDAPVQYADWKAINAQALITGAVSVAEGGRVNVKFRLFDVFSEAPLGDGLQLGGTTTSWRRIAHKVADQVYSRITGEGGYFDSRVVFVHEEGPKNARQKRLAVMDYDGANVQYLTDSASIVLAPRFSPTGDRVIYTSYETGFPKIYMMDVGTVQRRILDDQPGTMTFAPRFAPDGQTVVFSLERGGNSDIYTLIPGGTARQLTNAPSIETAPSYSPDGSQIVFESDRSGNQQLYKMPASGGEPTRISFGEGRYGTPVWSPRGDLVAFTKQHQGRFHIGVMRTDGSEERLLTASFLDEGPTWSPNGRVIMFTRSGSGAGGESALYSVDISGRNLKKVPTPGAASDPAWSPLLP; encoded by the coding sequence ATGAAGACTTTGACACAGATTCTGGCAGGCCTTGTCCTTGCCCTGAGCCCGGCCCTTGCCGCCATGCCTGCCGTGGCGCAAGACGGACCGCTGCGGATCGAGATCACCGAAGGCGTGATCGAGCCGCTGCCCTTTGCCATTCCGGTGTTTATCGCCGAGAACGCGGCGGCGCAGGAATATGCGGCACAGCTGAGCCAGGTGGTCGCCGCCGATCTCGCGGGCACCGGGCTGTTCCGGCAGATCCCGCGCGATGCCTTCATCTCCAACGTCACCAACTTTGACGCGCCGGTGCAATATGCCGACTGGAAGGCGATCAACGCGCAGGCGCTGATCACCGGCGCCGTTTCGGTGGCCGAGGGCGGGCGGGTGAACGTGAAGTTCCGCCTGTTCGACGTATTCTCAGAAGCGCCGCTGGGCGACGGGCTGCAATTGGGGGGCACCACCACGAGCTGGCGCCGGATTGCCCATAAGGTGGCCGATCAGGTTTATTCCCGCATCACCGGCGAGGGCGGCTATTTCGACAGCCGCGTGGTTTTCGTGCACGAGGAAGGCCCCAAGAATGCGCGGCAGAAGCGCCTCGCCGTGATGGATTACGACGGCGCCAACGTTCAGTACCTCACCGACAGCGCCTCCATCGTTCTGGCCCCGCGTTTCTCGCCCACCGGCGACCGGGTGATCTACACCAGCTACGAAACCGGCTTTCCCAAGATCTACATGATGGACGTCGGCACCGTGCAGCGCCGCATCCTCGACGATCAGCCCGGCACCATGACCTTTGCACCGCGTTTCGCCCCTGATGGGCAGACCGTGGTGTTCTCGCTCGAGCGGGGTGGCAATTCCGATATCTACACGCTCATCCCGGGCGGCACGGCCCGCCAGCTCACCAATGCGCCCTCGATCGAGACTGCGCCGAGCTACTCGCCCGACGGCAGCCAGATCGTGTTCGAGTCCGATCGCTCGGGTAACCAACAGCTCTACAAGATGCCCGCCTCGGGTGGCGAGCCGACCCGCATCAGCTTTGGCGAGGGCCGCTATGGCACGCCGGTCTGGTCGCCCCGTGGGGATCTGGTTGCCTTCACCAAGCAACATCAGGGCCGCTTCCACATTGGCGTGATGCGCACCGATGGCTCGGAAGAGCGCCTTCTGACGGCAAGTTTCCTTGATGAAGGCCCCACCTGGAGCCCCAATGGCCGGGTCATCATGTTTACCCGCTCAGGCAGCGGAGCCGGGGGCGAGAGCGCGCTTTACTCGGTGGATATCTCGGGGCGGAACCTCAAGAAGGTGCCCACCCCCGGTGCCGCCAGCGACCCGGCCTGGTCGCCGCTTCTGCCGTGA
- a CDS encoding Lrp/AsnC family transcriptional regulator: METEIDETDRRILAALQRRGRMTSAELAEAVNLSPSACHRRVQRLEKAKVIRDYVALLDARKLGLATTVFVEIKLAGQTDDILDAFEKAVARVPAVLECHLLGGAADYLLKVVAEDTEDFARIHRQYLARLPGVQGMQSSFALRTVFKTTALPT; this comes from the coding sequence GTGGAGACGGAAATCGACGAAACCGACCGCCGGATACTCGCCGCCCTCCAGCGCCGGGGTCGGATGACTTCGGCAGAGCTGGCGGAGGCGGTCAATCTCTCTCCTTCGGCCTGCCATCGCCGGGTTCAGCGGCTGGAAAAGGCCAAGGTGATCCGCGACTACGTTGCCCTGCTCGACGCCCGCAAACTGGGCCTCGCCACCACCGTCTTCGTAGAGATCAAGCTGGCCGGGCAGACCGATGACATCCTCGATGCCTTCGAAAAGGCCGTTGCCCGGGTGCCCGCAGTGCTGGAATGCCACCTGCTGGGCGGCGCGGCGGATTACCTGCTGAAGGTGGTGGCCGAAGACACCGAGGATTTCGCCCGCATCCACCGCCAGTATCTTGCCCGGTTACCCGGCGTGCAGGGCATGCAGTCGAGCTTTGCCCTGCGCACCGTGTTCAAGACCACGGCCCTGCCGACCTGA
- the tolQ gene encoding protein TolQ, translated as MGSETAAMAQEIDFSLLALFMRATLTVKVVMIMLIIASFWSWKIIIEKALMYRARRSEAGSFDRAFWSGEPLDELFDQIGTEPKGASQKIFASGMIEWRRSHREDGALIAGAQARIDRSMDVAIAKETDKLNQGLPFLATVGSTAPFVGLFGTVWGIKNAFEEIAVSRSTDLSVVAPGIAEALVATGLGLLAAIPAVIFYNKLSSDSDRIAGNYESFADEFATILSRQLDS; from the coding sequence ATGGGTTCCGAAACAGCTGCTATGGCGCAGGAGATAGATTTCTCCCTGCTCGCGCTTTTCATGCGCGCAACTCTGACCGTGAAAGTGGTGATGATCATGCTGATCATCGCGTCGTTCTGGTCGTGGAAGATCATTATCGAGAAGGCGCTGATGTACCGCGCCCGGCGCTCCGAGGCGGGCAGCTTCGACCGGGCGTTCTGGTCCGGCGAGCCGCTCGACGAGCTGTTCGACCAGATCGGCACCGAGCCAAAGGGCGCGAGCCAGAAGATCTTTGCCTCCGGCATGATCGAATGGCGGCGTTCGCACCGCGAGGACGGGGCGCTGATTGCCGGGGCGCAGGCCCGGATCGACCGCTCGATGGACGTGGCCATCGCCAAGGAGACCGACAAGCTCAATCAGGGCCTGCCATTTCTGGCCACCGTGGGTTCGACGGCCCCCTTTGTCGGTCTGTTCGGCACGGTCTGGGGCATCAAGAACGCTTTCGAGGAAATCGCCGTGTCGCGCTCCACCGACCTTTCGGTCGTGGCGCCGGGCATCGCCGAGGCGCTTGTGGCCACGGGCCTCGGCCTGCTGGCGGCCATCCCGGCGGTGATCTTCTACAACAAGCTGTCGTCTGACAGCGACCGCATCGCCGGCAACTACGAGAGCTTTGCCGACGAATTCGCCACCATCCTCTCGCGCCAGTTGGACAGCTGA
- the pal gene encoding peptidoglycan-associated lipoprotein Pal, with protein sequence MKKILVKSGLIALAVAVSACTDPGRFGAGGAGGDGTVGADTYAAGGASNPNSPEYFSQRVGDRVLFAVDQSTLSPEAQQTLTAQAQWLNTNSSYSAIVEGHADEQGTREYNLALGARRANAVQEYLVSQGVAGARLKTVSYGKERPLEVCSTEVCYSKNRRSVTVLSAGAGF encoded by the coding sequence ATGAAGAAGATCCTCGTGAAATCCGGGCTGATCGCCCTGGCCGTGGCCGTCTCGGCCTGTACCGACCCGGGCCGCTTTGGCGCCGGTGGCGCCGGTGGCGACGGCACCGTGGGGGCTGACACCTATGCCGCCGGCGGCGCGTCCAATCCCAATTCGCCCGAGTATTTCTCGCAGCGTGTGGGCGACCGGGTGCTCTTCGCGGTTGACCAGTCCACCCTGTCGCCCGAGGCGCAGCAGACCCTGACGGCGCAGGCCCAGTGGCTGAACACAAACAGTTCCTACTCGGCCATCGTGGAAGGCCACGCCGACGAGCAGGGCACCCGCGAGTACAACCTCGCGCTCGGCGCACGCCGCGCCAACGCGGTGCAGGAATACCTTGTTTCGCAAGGGGTTGCCGGCGCACGTCTGAAAACCGTGAGCTACGGCAAGGAGCGCCCGCTCGAGGTCTGCTCCACCGAGGTCTGCTATTCCAAGAACCGTCGCTCGGTGACGGTTCTTTCCGCGGGCGCGGGGTTCTGA
- the pobA gene encoding 4-hydroxybenzoate 3-monooxygenase yields MRTQVAIIGGGPSGLLLSQLLHKRGIASVVLERRSRDYVLGRIRAGILEAGFVNLMREAGVAERMDQECIIHDGTTFSCGEEEFSIDFRRHAGTPVVVYGQTEVTRDLYDATEQDPGRVITEADEVMPHDLDTDKPYVTFVKDGLTQRLDCDYVAGCDGFHGVSRKQIPDSVRREYEKTYPFGWLGILSETPPVHDELIYANSEQGFALCSLRNEHLSRYYVQCPLTDRPEDWSDDRFWEELKRRIPSRHAANLVTGPSIEKSIAPLRSFVCEPMRWGRLFLCGDAAHIVPPTGAKGLNTAASDIHYLYHALLQFYEEKDGEGLERYSEKALARVWKAERFSWWMTSLLHRFPDQSGFDLRIQRTELAFLQDNDAAQKVLAENYVGLPY; encoded by the coding sequence GTGCGCACCCAGGTTGCCATCATCGGCGGCGGGCCCTCCGGCCTGCTACTCTCGCAACTTCTGCACAAGCGCGGCATTGCCAGCGTGGTGCTTGAGCGCCGCTCGCGCGACTATGTGCTGGGCCGCATCCGCGCCGGCATTCTGGAAGCCGGCTTTGTGAACCTCATGCGCGAAGCGGGCGTGGCCGAGCGGATGGACCAGGAGTGCATCATCCATGACGGCACAACCTTTTCGTGTGGCGAAGAAGAATTTTCAATCGACTTCCGCCGCCACGCCGGCACACCTGTTGTCGTCTACGGCCAGACCGAGGTAACGCGAGACCTCTACGATGCCACCGAGCAGGACCCCGGCCGGGTGATAACTGAAGCCGATGAGGTGATGCCCCACGACCTCGACACGGACAAACCCTATGTGACCTTCGTGAAGGACGGGTTAACACAGCGGCTCGACTGCGATTACGTCGCCGGCTGCGACGGCTTTCACGGAGTGTCGCGCAAGCAGATCCCCGACAGCGTGCGGCGGGAATACGAGAAAACCTATCCGTTCGGCTGGCTCGGCATCCTCTCGGAAACGCCGCCGGTGCATGACGAGCTGATCTATGCCAACTCGGAGCAGGGTTTTGCCCTCTGTTCGCTGCGCAACGAACATCTGTCACGCTACTACGTGCAATGCCCGCTGACCGACCGCCCCGAAGACTGGTCGGATGACCGGTTCTGGGAGGAGCTGAAGCGCCGCATTCCCTCGCGCCATGCCGCCAACCTCGTCACCGGCCCCTCGATCGAGAAGTCGATCGCGCCGCTGCGCAGTTTTGTCTGCGAGCCGATGCGCTGGGGGCGGCTGTTTCTGTGCGGCGATGCGGCCCACATCGTGCCCCCAACGGGCGCCAAGGGGCTGAACACGGCGGCCTCGGATATCCATTACCTCTACCATGCGCTGCTCCAGTTCTACGAGGAGAAGGACGGCGAGGGGCTGGAGCGCTACTCCGAAAAGGCGCTGGCGCGGGTCTGGAAGGCCGAGCGGTTCTCTTGGTGGATGACGAGCCTGCTGCACCGCTTTCCCGACCAGAGCGGCTTCGACCTGCGCATCCAGCGCACCGAGCTGGCGTTTCTGCAGGACAACGACGCGGCGCAAAAAGTGCTGGCCGAGAACTACGTGGGCCTGCCCTACTGA
- a CDS encoding helix-turn-helix domain-containing protein, translating to MSANPNHGPQPGGGISNYNLFGETAEMADVVHCETIAARSVQHDWQLSPHRHARLHQVLVLTSGGGVARIENEDLPLGPSVAVNMPAGAVHGFQFDPGTEGWVLTLPADLVDQILRPAEGLWSELRQPRVEPGAKALVAPMKLLFAEYEDRSYARAQMLRMLTGQILALLARHLASPSGAGKGAQHPLFRRLEALIEARFAERLSVTEVARALAVSPQHLSRVAREATGQPVSALIAARSHREARRLLTYTNLAIQQVAFRLGYADPAHFSRVFARESGVSPRAFRAAMEAP from the coding sequence ATGAGCGCAAACCCGAACCATGGCCCGCAACCGGGCGGCGGCATTTCCAACTACAACCTCTTCGGCGAAACCGCCGAAATGGCCGACGTGGTGCATTGCGAAACCATCGCCGCCCGGTCGGTTCAGCACGACTGGCAGCTTTCGCCCCACCGCCATGCGCGGTTGCATCAGGTGCTGGTTCTCACCTCCGGCGGCGGCGTGGCGCGGATCGAAAACGAAGACCTGCCGCTGGGCCCTTCGGTGGCGGTCAACATGCCGGCGGGCGCGGTGCACGGCTTCCAGTTCGACCCCGGCACCGAGGGCTGGGTGCTGACCCTGCCCGCCGATCTCGTCGACCAGATCCTGCGCCCGGCCGAGGGCCTGTGGTCGGAACTGCGCCAGCCCCGGGTGGAGCCGGGGGCAAAGGCACTCGTTGCGCCGATGAAGCTGCTGTTTGCCGAATATGAAGACCGAAGCTACGCCCGTGCGCAGATGCTCCGCATGCTGACCGGGCAGATCCTCGCCCTGCTGGCACGCCACCTCGCCAGCCCGTCGGGGGCAGGTAAGGGGGCGCAGCATCCGCTGTTCCGCAGGCTCGAGGCCCTGATCGAGGCGCGGTTTGCCGAGCGCCTCTCTGTCACCGAAGTCGCCCGCGCCCTTGCCGTCAGCCCGCAACACCTCAGCCGTGTCGCCCGAGAGGCCACCGGCCAGCCGGTGAGCGCCCTCATCGCCGCCCGCAGCCATCGAGAGGCCCGGCGCCTTCTGACCTACACCAACCTCGCCATCCAGCAGGTGGCCTTCCGGCTTGGCTATGCCGACCCGGCGCATTTCTCAAGGGTTTTCGCCCGCGAGTCCGGCGTCAGCCCGAGGGCCTTCCGGGCAGCGATGGAAGCCCCGTGA